The following proteins come from a genomic window of Chiroxiphia lanceolata isolate bChiLan1 chromosome 16, bChiLan1.pri, whole genome shotgun sequence:
- the LOC116794659 gene encoding uncharacterized protein LOC116794659 isoform X2, producing the protein MVAARSALRATQNGGGDGGSPVSPEGPLPAARSAPSPPRSRGAPPVCWEKGPHSLGHTRDLLPGAGLLRGVDPFAEGEPRPDEDVPGPLLSAEGIAEREGNG; encoded by the exons ATGGTGGCGGCGCGCTCGGCGCTGAGGGCCACCCAAAATGGCGGCGGCGATGGCGGCAGTCCCGTCTCCCCTGAGGGCCCGTTACCCGCTGCCCGCTCCGCTCCGAGCCCTCCCCGCAGCCGCGGGGCCCCTCCCGTGTGCTGG GAGAAAGGGCCACACAGCCTCGGCCATACAAGGGACctgctgccaggggcagggctgCTCCGAGGAGTTGATCCTTTTGCTGAAGGAGAACCAAGACCTGATGAGGATGTGCCTGggcctctgctctctgcagagggCATTGCTGAGAGAGAAGGAAACGGATGA
- the LOC116794659 gene encoding uncharacterized protein LOC116794659 isoform X1, translating into MVAARSALRATQNGGGDGGSPVSPEGPLPAARSAPSPPRSRGAPPVCWAGNVAIHKPTWNILNQSHRSFDYHSKFRSSHGASWRKGHTASAIQGTCCQGQGCSEELILLLKENQDLMRMCLGLCSLQRALLREKETDDSEEEETPLLHLTMDPQLQQGPSLQSPTPTTPEEPGSSSSSHSRQQILSSSAIAGDLSTSPCCWVALATPFPPVLCSRFQPVPAQTVNPPALSQTQHCCSDPSLKSLLGCYLEFRIRTLYIVYCVE; encoded by the exons ATGGTGGCGGCGCGCTCGGCGCTGAGGGCCACCCAAAATGGCGGCGGCGATGGCGGCAGTCCCGTCTCCCCTGAGGGCCCGTTACCCGCTGCCCGCTCCGCTCCGAGCCCTCCCCGCAGCCGCGGGGCCCCTCCCGTGTGCTGG gcaggaaaTGTGGCAATACACAAACCAACATGGAATATCCTAAATCAGTCCCACCGATCCTTTGATTATCACAGCAAATTTAGAAGCTCACATGGTGCATCTTG GAGAAAGGGCCACACAGCCTCGGCCATACAAGGGACctgctgccaggggcagggctgCTCCGAGGAGTTGATCCTTTTGCTGAAGGAGAACCAAGACCTGATGAGGATGTGCCTGggcctctgctctctgcagagggCATTGCTGAGAGAGAAGGAAACGGATGACTCGGAAGAGGAGGAGACTCCACTCCTCCACTTGACCATGGATCCCCAGCTCCAGCAAGgcccttccctgcagagccccacaCCCACCACCCCAGAGGAACCAGGCAGCTCATCCTCATCTCACTCCAGGCAGCAGATCCTCAGTTCCTCAGCCATTGCTGGGGATCTTTccacctctccctgctgctgggtgGCCCTGGCAACTCCTTTTCCTCCAGTTCTCTGCTCCAGATTTCAGCCAGTCCCAGCACAGACTGTGAACCCCCCTGCCCTCAGCCAGACCCAACACTGCTGTTCAGACCCTTCCCTTAAATCTCTTCTAGGTTGTTACTTAGAGTTTAGAATTAGGACCTTATACATTGTTTATTGTGTAGAATAG